In a genomic window of Candidatus Poribacteria bacterium:
- a CDS encoding ABC transporter ATP-binding protein translates to MLELRDIHTYYGNIRAVRGISITVNSGEMVCLIGANGAGKSTTLMTISGIHAPVEGSTHFEDRDITQTSAEERVSLGISQVPEGRLIFPDMSVLENIELGAYARNDKQGIREDIDKIFQFFPVLQERQKQRGGSLSGGEQQMLAIGRALMSQPRLLLLDEPSLGLAPLIVKQIFEIIQQINADGTTILLVEQNAQIALQVTDRGYVMETGEITIEGTSADLLADERVRQAYLGE, encoded by the coding sequence ATGCTTGAACTCAGAGACATTCATACCTACTATGGCAATATCCGAGCTGTCCGCGGCATCTCCATCACCGTCAATAGCGGTGAGATGGTCTGCCTCATCGGTGCAAATGGTGCTGGAAAATCAACGACACTGATGACCATTTCCGGTATCCATGCACCTGTTGAAGGCAGCACGCATTTCGAGGACCGAGATATCACACAGACTTCCGCAGAAGAGCGTGTCTCACTCGGCATCTCCCAAGTGCCAGAAGGACGGCTCATCTTCCCGGATATGAGCGTCCTTGAAAATATTGAGCTCGGTGCTTACGCGCGAAACGATAAGCAGGGCATCAGAGAAGATATCGACAAAATCTTCCAATTCTTCCCTGTCCTCCAGGAACGGCAAAAACAGCGTGGCGGTAGTCTCAGTGGCGGTGAACAACAGATGTTGGCAATCGGACGGGCGCTCATGTCGCAGCCACGGCTGCTTCTGCTCGATGAACCGTCCTTAGGGCTTGCTCCGCTCATCGTTAAACAGATTTTTGAGATCATCCAGCAGATCAATGCCGACGGTACAACGATCCTCCTTGTCGAACAGAACGCGCAGATCGCGTTACAAGTGACCGATAGGGGCTACGTCATGGAGACCGGCGAAATTACAATCGAAGGCACCTCTGCTGATCTGTTAGCCGATGAACGCGTCCGACAGGCTTACCTTGGGGAATAA
- the dprA gene encoding DNA-processing protein DprA — translation MTQSEKQTPLEYWLALASVEGLGSVRIRRLIARFGSAQAIFEAELPEIARLPSFNPVLASRILTASGNFPTFREKLDALRDQEVRVMCPEDATYPSQLKHLPDAPGILCSVGTLTEPDERCVAIVGSKAPSIEGIQLTLSLATQLVLSGFTIVSGLAAGIDTYAHSGALAGMGKTVGVIGTDLSAIYPAQNNPLAMKVYEHGCLFSEHPFPSTPSPGNLIQRNRIISGLSMATIVVEAPKTGGAMHTARYAQRQDRAVLACRWDIQHPLSEGPRELIRTGAFPFAPTEVDKVVDVLTHPERLETYASGTASEQMGLFEGE, via the coding sequence ATGACACAATCAGAAAAGCAAACGCCTCTCGAATACTGGTTAGCCCTCGCCTCGGTTGAAGGGCTTGGCAGCGTGCGGATTAGACGGTTAATAGCACGTTTCGGGAGCGCGCAGGCAATCTTTGAAGCAGAACTCCCAGAAATCGCGCGGTTGCCCTCCTTTAACCCAGTGCTCGCCTCACGGATACTCACGGCATCAGGTAATTTCCCGACATTTCGCGAAAAACTCGACGCACTCAGAGATCAGGAGGTCCGGGTGATGTGTCCTGAAGATGCCACCTACCCCTCCCAACTGAAGCACCTCCCCGACGCGCCAGGCATTTTGTGCAGCGTCGGCACATTAACCGAACCTGATGAACGGTGTGTGGCGATTGTAGGGAGCAAGGCACCGAGTATAGAAGGGATCCAGTTGACGCTCTCACTTGCGACACAACTCGTCCTATCTGGATTTACGATTGTCAGTGGACTCGCCGCCGGTATTGATACGTACGCGCATTCCGGCGCACTTGCGGGGATGGGAAAAACCGTCGGGGTCATCGGTACAGATTTGTCAGCGATCTACCCAGCGCAGAACAATCCACTCGCGATGAAGGTCTATGAGCACGGTTGCCTGTTTTCGGAACACCCCTTCCCATCAACACCGTCGCCGGGCAATCTGATTCAACGGAACCGTATTATTAGTGGACTTTCTATGGCGACAATTGTCGTTGAGGCACCCAAAACTGGAGGCGCGATGCATACGGCGCGGTACGCACAACGCCAAGACAGAGCAGTGCTGGCGTGTCGGTGGGATATACAGCACCCGCTGAGCGAGGGACCCCGGGAACTCATCAGGACGGGCGCGTTTCCGTTCGCACCGACTGAGGTTGATAAGGTCGTCGATGTATTGACACACCCAGAACGTCTTGAGACCTACGCGAGCGGTACTGCAAGTGAACAGATGGGACTCTTTGAGGGAGAATAG
- a CDS encoding Rpn family recombination-promoting nuclease/putative transposase: protein MPETHETQIEHFPDRSLRRLLQDKEYVRGLVQIIAPDIETFLDFNRITYQKRSFISKALQERESDVLLSVPFQENIDAIDTDALFIYILIEHQSTVDKTMGFRLLSYMVQIWESQRREWETAKTPENERRLQPILPILFYTGDRPWTVPVSLTAIMDVPEILERFVPSFDTLFLGVKETEAEALTQSGHPLGWLLRVLQKEHADETEISEALADAMSHIASVDEGFAPQVAEALRYFVQLIFHRRSRDERDTLVDIIRQHIQDPKELETMAQTTAEFLIEQGKAEGKQDAILKLLQLQFQNVPEVLSREIRNIHNLSLLDTLLEQAITAQSLEEIDTHSASNSN, encoded by the coding sequence ATGCCCGAAACACACGAGACTCAGATAGAACACTTCCCTGACCGGAGCCTCAGACGCTTGCTTCAAGACAAGGAATATGTGCGCGGGTTAGTCCAAATTATCGCACCCGACATCGAAACATTTCTCGACTTCAACCGGATCACATACCAGAAAAGAAGTTTTATCTCTAAAGCACTGCAAGAACGCGAGTCAGATGTGCTACTGAGTGTCCCGTTTCAAGAGAACATAGATGCCATAGATACCGATGCCCTGTTCATCTATATCCTCATTGAACATCAATCTACAGTGGATAAAACGATGGGGTTTCGGTTATTGTCCTACATGGTGCAGATCTGGGAGTCGCAACGGCGGGAATGGGAAACGGCGAAGACTCCGGAAAATGAAAGACGTTTACAGCCGATCTTGCCGATCCTGTTTTATACAGGTGATCGTCCGTGGACAGTGCCGGTGTCCCTAACGGCGATCATGGATGTCCCTGAAATCTTGGAGCGTTTCGTTCCGAGTTTCGACACGCTGTTTTTAGGGGTCAAGGAGACGGAAGCAGAGGCGTTGACGCAATCCGGGCATCCGCTGGGTTGGTTGCTCCGTGTGCTTCAAAAGGAGCATGCCGACGAGACAGAGATAAGCGAAGCATTAGCGGATGCTATGTCGCATATAGCGTCAGTCGATGAAGGCTTCGCACCGCAAGTTGCCGAGGCACTCCGATATTTTGTGCAGTTGATATTCCACCGGCGTTCTCGTGACGAGCGCGATACGTTAGTAGACATTATCAGACAACACATTCAAGACCCAAAGGAGTTAGAAACGATGGCACAGACTACAGCCGAATTTCTCATAGAACAAGGCAAAGCCGAAGGCAAACAGGACGCAATCCTCAAACTCCTGCAGCTCCAATTTCAGAACGTGCCTGAAGTGCTTTCACGTGAAATCCGCAACATCCACAACCTATCGCTCCTCGACACGCTCTTAGAGCAAGCCATAACCGCGCAAAGCTTAGAAGAAATAGATACACATTCTGCCTCCAACTCAAACTAA
- a CDS encoding zf-HC2 domain-containing protein, translated as MRTKCHKIERLVSDYIDGTLSERQTAVVAAHIRSCQPCQREVADLKKTRHLLKNFYVEPDASDAYYTQFTTQLQQRIEHSAPTAPHQRFAAVATRLGWQLLTQMYRYTDHFRPSRFISIRRHALPYYVLALAVTLLIAAPLLLTQVSLHNTGEYVRLPSALQPAVTLATEQDQTAAHPIGIRRNMNSERTTETPTVDSGSDVWKFTDEPMVDGYIFAKLRKNSSDAPPNVALGIDSALLAYAESPTQGAIWARLTSRDVLTEGRYTLLLLRGINTGQHALQQYERKRSESKGFSQISEKLLDVPLEMLSVAAVYDPIEL; from the coding sequence ATGAGAACGAAGTGTCATAAAATAGAACGCCTTGTCTCTGACTATATAGATGGGACGCTATCGGAACGGCAGACAGCGGTTGTTGCGGCACATATCCGTTCCTGTCAACCGTGCCAACGAGAAGTCGCCGACCTGAAAAAAACGCGGCACCTCCTGAAAAACTTCTACGTTGAACCGGATGCGTCCGATGCCTATTATACTCAGTTCACAACGCAACTTCAGCAACGTATTGAACACAGTGCGCCAACTGCACCGCATCAACGGTTCGCTGCAGTCGCGACGCGTCTCGGATGGCAGCTGCTGACACAGATGTACCGATACACGGATCATTTCCGTCCAAGCAGATTTATCTCCATAAGACGACACGCTTTACCGTACTATGTTCTCGCGTTAGCGGTGACGCTGTTGATTGCAGCACCGCTTCTTTTAACACAAGTTTCGCTACACAATACCGGAGAATATGTACGCTTGCCATCCGCCTTACAACCTGCCGTAACACTTGCTACGGAGCAGGATCAGACTGCGGCACACCCGATCGGCATCCGCCGAAATATGAACTCTGAACGGACAACGGAGACACCGACTGTAGATTCTGGCTCCGATGTCTGGAAATTCACAGATGAACCGATGGTAGATGGATATATCTTTGCTAAACTCCGTAAGAATAGTTCAGACGCGCCGCCGAACGTCGCCTTGGGCATTGATTCGGCATTGCTGGCTTATGCGGAATCCCCTACACAAGGGGCAATCTGGGCACGCCTGACGAGTCGAGATGTCCTAACCGAGGGTAGGTACACCTTGCTATTGTTGCGAGGTATCAACACAGGACAGCACGCACTCCAACAGTATGAACGCAAACGCAGTGAATCCAAAGGTTTTTCACAAATATCAGAAAAATTGTTAGATGTACCGCTGGAGATGTTATCCGTCGCAGCGGTTTATGATCCAATAGAGTTGTAG
- a CDS encoding ABC transporter ATP-binding protein has protein sequence MENTTIRLLSTNELSRHYGGVIALSGVTMAVHPGQIFSLIGPNGAGKTTLFNCVTGLDKPTLGSVEFLGESITGFRPDEVTALGVSRTFQNIRLFAELTVLDNVKIGRHPRTKSTFIGAVFHTNAQRSEEAAIAARAHEMLEFVGLDNLSDQTAGNLSYGDQRRVEIARALATEPRLLLLDEPAAGMNPQETQELIDLIYAIREQGITVLLIEHDVKLVMQISDWVTVLDHGEKISEGRPAEVQNDERVIEAYLGTAEEE, from the coding sequence ATGGAAAACACTACTATACGCCTCCTCTCGACGAACGAACTCAGCCGACACTATGGCGGAGTCATCGCGTTGTCGGGAGTGACGATGGCGGTGCATCCCGGACAGATTTTCAGCCTAATCGGACCCAACGGTGCCGGAAAAACGACACTTTTTAACTGCGTCACTGGCTTGGATAAACCGACGCTCGGAAGCGTCGAATTCTTAGGCGAATCGATCACTGGATTTCGGCCCGACGAGGTCACGGCGCTCGGTGTTAGTAGGACATTCCAGAATATACGGCTCTTCGCCGAGCTGACCGTCCTTGATAACGTCAAAATCGGTCGGCACCCGCGCACGAAAAGCACATTCATCGGCGCAGTCTTCCACACCAACGCGCAGAGAAGCGAAGAAGCAGCCATCGCCGCGCGCGCACACGAGATGCTGGAATTCGTCGGATTAGATAACCTCAGCGACCAGACCGCTGGTAACCTCTCCTACGGGGATCAGCGACGCGTTGAAATCGCGAGAGCATTGGCGACCGAACCGAGACTCCTGCTTCTCGACGAACCCGCCGCCGGAATGAACCCACAGGAGACACAAGAACTCATTGATCTTATCTATGCCATACGCGAACAAGGTATCACCGTGCTTCTCATTGAACACGATGTGAAACTGGTAATGCAAATCTCCGATTGGGTCACAGTCCTCGACCACGGCGAAAAAATCAGTGAGGGTAGACCGGCAGAAGTGCAAAACGATGAGCGTGTCATCGAGGCGTATTTAGGGACAGCGGAGGAAGAATAG
- a CDS encoding sigma-70 family RNA polymerase sigma factor, which produces MDRTEALLIADLCEGDETALAPLVERYKRMVYRLAVQITKNHADADDVMQETFIKVYRSIHTFRRDAAFETWLYRIAVNEALNFVRRRERHRETTIETTPETAYEVSTRYHVQLANDPHAQAEKAELRQYVTEAVNSLSLKHRTVVILHEFEGLTHAEIASILNCSEGTVRSRLHYARKKLRTLLKPYMEASAI; this is translated from the coding sequence GTGGATAGAACGGAAGCTTTGCTCATTGCCGATCTCTGTGAAGGCGACGAGACAGCCCTTGCCCCCTTAGTGGAAAGATATAAACGGATGGTGTACCGTCTCGCCGTGCAGATTACCAAGAACCATGCTGATGCTGACGACGTGATGCAGGAGACCTTTATTAAGGTTTACCGCTCAATTCACACGTTCCGGAGAGATGCCGCTTTCGAGACCTGGCTCTACCGGATCGCCGTGAACGAGGCTCTTAACTTCGTCAGACGCAGAGAACGGCACCGCGAAACCACAATTGAGACAACACCAGAAACAGCATACGAGGTGTCCACCCGCTACCACGTGCAGCTTGCAAATGACCCGCACGCGCAGGCAGAAAAAGCTGAACTCCGGCAATACGTCACAGAAGCAGTCAATAGTCTGTCGCTTAAGCATCGCACAGTGGTAATCCTCCATGAATTTGAAGGGTTAACGCACGCAGAGATCGCTTCAATCCTTAACTGCTCCGAAGGGACAGTCCGTTCTCGGTTACACTATGCACGTAAGAAACTCCGAACGCTACTCAAACCCTACATGGAAGCCAGTGCGATTTAG
- a CDS encoding tetratricopeptide repeat protein — MNPRILGIIGGLALVVALLSPFMMGSSKKVEQLYNSAEDLYGQADYEGAIAKYTEALEESTKRGVKTEVIDKDFNTLANYKIGVCYARLAEQSGDVNHYDTAIEYIEKVAPTATIPKHQEGLTYLWGHILYRTEQFELAEPKFMQLIENFPNSLFVENAWYTIGQLNYKLQNYEDSRQAFKSVLDGFPNSDFKDDAQYFIAQSFLNESNYEQAYQEFDKIATEEYKNYPELQAEAMYKAAFSLNQLGRDDEAIGRYTNFITQFPESQYVTAAYFDQGAIYSRQKDYDNARVNYELALQNTADRELQAEIQSAIGRTYSDQGDYENAIASYTTLLEEYPESEFIADAKIGIADSHFRLDNWSEATVAYERVINEHPESEDFIPYCSYQIGEAYYKLGTNQRNAGETETSIATLELALQWYQKTIDEYPQDPVAPHALYGAIWALNDLGRQEELETVAREFIEKNKNDNEFDILAAEVQLRFADIKRTEFKQYVEAAEEYAKLWEYRDLPKFHLVKLMGKFFEGRSYYEAAKPEGYQEGDAGEGFNQEHLQKSVAAYQQAVAMFNDDAFLPGVAEERYDDFSERGARVEACLMNEALSHEMLGNWLQARERYASIPETSEYYERALLLVANSHVKEGDKEGAIDYYNTILDKLADADNRSLAEIKLADLLRAEERFEEAAVQYQAVVDGNPAGEYADDALYLVGLCYYRVASEKPELLASSEAAFKRVITDYPDSPNAVEAYYGLALAYRDAAQKQNDTEKWTLILSLVDEAHEKFGSSDSELVLKALGQIELIKATAIENTSEEVDLDMLVASLKRVVENTGAPEEVRSRSQLKIGHTYYGEKRYDEALAEYLFFVQTFPNSELAPNAQYQAAVCHYQIAQAATDAGSKKLSFQNAVSAAEKVSTLTNDANNLISANYTAGLALLGLEDSKGAADAFRRVTAQEGKTEDEARKMLVFQAHSRLAELNGTLGDHAAAVQEYQYIIENTEDVDLKGRSYFAMAFAQEEQLQANQDALMSYQNAIELVEDPLTKAQSYYRMGLIYQDKLKQSDKALETFQTLVGEYSGSDNTNIASMVADAGIRRSTLYVELGRLDEAIAEAVEALNRTKSNPNASVAEKAAAQYNLGFLYSDKARSLFSNAPGTDLQPYIDTSRQAAGSFFEVSSIAAPVEKADKKTVIPYVQNSLFQAGQIFYSVGIGVKLPEDLVSALTPLTTFVAHVDKGLFPQSDALRKNTETSLNYLAAANFELGRMQVGMDGEMSEKAVDYFVAAADVFRDMVSRYPNAKDAAYWQYHVGESYFASQQFENAITEYEKVRQVDKNHTSAPESLYAISTCAQLLSEAAEEAGDAEAQQRWYDRLFAANEALAAEYPDSKYTADALINIGNKYFNAGSEEGIEQAARISLYQQAIDHYQRAINTPGIGAESKSTAQGYLNDTANALAYYEYDVANLMLTEAKLASGDEQKTKVETTIEAFKKIIEAYPTSKYADLGLVQIGEAYMVLADADDIYFNDALEYFNRLWAKYEVNKPVDTKVNSALTYAQNQVQVILSYMRANNLEIREGADRAGGGE, encoded by the coding sequence ATGAACCCAAGGATTTTGGGCATTATTGGAGGTCTCGCCTTAGTCGTCGCGCTCCTGTCACCCTTCATGATGGGCAGCTCGAAAAAGGTGGAGCAGCTCTACAATTCCGCTGAAGACCTCTACGGGCAAGCGGATTATGAAGGCGCAATTGCCAAGTATACCGAGGCACTCGAAGAATCAACGAAGCGTGGTGTGAAAACCGAAGTTATTGACAAGGATTTTAACACGCTCGCCAACTATAAAATCGGTGTCTGTTACGCACGCCTCGCCGAACAGTCTGGTGATGTCAATCACTACGATACGGCGATTGAGTACATTGAAAAGGTTGCGCCGACAGCAACGATTCCGAAACACCAAGAGGGATTAACATATCTCTGGGGGCACATCCTTTACCGAACCGAGCAGTTTGAACTCGCTGAACCGAAGTTCATGCAGCTGATTGAGAACTTCCCGAACAGTCTTTTCGTTGAGAATGCTTGGTATACTATCGGGCAGCTGAACTATAAACTGCAGAACTACGAAGACTCGCGTCAAGCCTTCAAATCTGTTCTTGACGGTTTCCCGAATTCTGATTTTAAGGACGATGCACAATACTTCATTGCACAGTCGTTCCTCAACGAATCCAACTATGAACAGGCTTATCAGGAATTCGACAAGATTGCGACAGAAGAATACAAGAATTATCCCGAGCTGCAAGCCGAAGCGATGTATAAAGCGGCTTTCAGTTTGAACCAACTCGGTCGCGACGATGAGGCGATCGGGCGGTATACGAACTTCATCACGCAGTTCCCGGAGAGCCAATACGTCACAGCAGCGTATTTTGACCAAGGTGCGATTTACTCGCGTCAAAAAGACTATGACAACGCGCGCGTCAACTATGAGTTGGCACTCCAAAACACTGCTGACCGCGAATTGCAAGCCGAAATCCAGTCCGCTATCGGTCGGACTTACTCCGATCAGGGTGACTATGAAAACGCAATCGCCTCCTACACCACACTCCTCGAAGAATATCCGGAAAGTGAATTCATCGCCGATGCGAAAATCGGTATCGCCGATAGCCATTTCCGTTTAGATAACTGGAGCGAGGCGACAGTCGCTTACGAACGCGTTATCAACGAACATCCAGAATCGGAAGATTTCATCCCTTACTGCTCCTACCAAATCGGTGAAGCCTACTACAAACTCGGCACAAATCAACGGAATGCTGGAGAGACCGAAACCAGTATCGCGACACTCGAACTCGCCTTGCAGTGGTATCAAAAAACAATTGACGAATACCCGCAAGACCCCGTCGCACCGCACGCGCTCTACGGCGCGATTTGGGCACTGAACGATTTGGGACGCCAGGAAGAACTCGAAACGGTTGCCCGTGAGTTTATCGAAAAGAACAAAAACGATAACGAATTCGACATCCTCGCAGCAGAGGTACAACTCCGGTTCGCCGACATCAAACGGACGGAATTCAAACAGTACGTTGAAGCTGCCGAAGAATATGCCAAGTTGTGGGAATACCGCGATCTACCGAAGTTCCATCTCGTCAAGTTGATGGGTAAATTCTTTGAAGGTCGTTCCTATTACGAAGCCGCGAAACCTGAAGGGTATCAGGAAGGTGATGCTGGCGAAGGCTTCAATCAAGAACACCTTCAGAAATCTGTTGCAGCCTATCAACAAGCCGTCGCTATGTTTAATGACGATGCCTTCCTCCCCGGGGTCGCTGAGGAACGTTATGACGACTTCAGTGAACGGGGCGCACGGGTAGAAGCCTGTCTGATGAACGAAGCACTCTCCCACGAGATGCTCGGTAACTGGCTGCAAGCGCGCGAACGGTACGCCTCTATCCCAGAAACGAGCGAATACTACGAACGCGCACTCCTCCTCGTTGCTAACAGTCATGTTAAAGAAGGCGATAAAGAGGGCGCCATTGACTACTACAACACGATTTTAGACAAACTCGCCGATGCTGACAACCGCTCGTTGGCAGAAATCAAACTCGCTGACCTGCTCCGCGCAGAGGAACGGTTTGAAGAAGCCGCTGTCCAGTACCAAGCTGTGGTTGATGGTAATCCAGCCGGTGAATATGCCGACGATGCACTCTATCTCGTCGGGCTCTGCTACTACCGAGTGGCTTCCGAAAAACCGGAACTCTTGGCATCCTCAGAAGCCGCCTTCAAACGCGTGATTACCGACTATCCCGATAGCCCTAACGCCGTTGAGGCCTACTACGGCTTGGCACTCGCCTATCGTGATGCCGCACAAAAACAGAACGATACGGAAAAATGGACCCTCATCCTTTCGCTCGTTGACGAAGCACACGAAAAATTTGGATCGAGCGACAGCGAACTCGTTCTGAAGGCACTCGGCCAAATTGAATTGATTAAAGCGACCGCAATTGAAAACACGAGCGAAGAGGTTGACCTTGATATGCTCGTGGCTTCTTTGAAACGTGTTGTTGAAAATACCGGCGCGCCAGAAGAGGTACGCAGTCGTTCACAATTGAAGATTGGGCACACCTACTACGGTGAAAAACGCTACGACGAAGCCCTCGCCGAGTATCTCTTCTTCGTGCAAACCTTCCCGAATAGCGAACTCGCCCCGAACGCCCAATACCAAGCAGCCGTGTGTCACTATCAAATCGCACAAGCCGCAACAGATGCTGGTAGCAAGAAACTGAGCTTCCAGAACGCCGTTAGTGCTGCTGAAAAAGTATCAACGCTGACGAATGACGCGAATAACCTGATCAGTGCTAATTACACTGCAGGTTTAGCCTTGTTAGGGTTAGAGGACTCTAAAGGTGCAGCGGATGCCTTCCGACGGGTTACGGCGCAGGAAGGCAAAACCGAGGATGAAGCGCGGAAGATGCTTGTCTTCCAAGCACACTCACGGCTCGCTGAACTCAACGGCACCCTTGGCGACCACGCCGCCGCGGTGCAAGAGTACCAGTACATTATTGAAAATACTGAAGACGTTGACCTGAAGGGGCGTTCCTACTTCGCAATGGCTTTCGCGCAAGAGGAACAACTCCAAGCAAATCAGGACGCCTTGATGAGCTACCAGAACGCTATTGAATTGGTCGAGGATCCGCTCACAAAAGCGCAATCCTACTACCGAATGGGACTGATTTATCAGGACAAACTCAAACAATCCGATAAAGCGTTGGAAACCTTCCAAACCCTCGTCGGTGAGTACAGCGGTTCAGACAACACGAATATCGCATCAATGGTCGCTGATGCTGGCATCCGTCGCTCGACGCTTTATGTCGAATTGGGACGCTTAGACGAAGCCATCGCTGAAGCGGTGGAAGCACTTAACCGGACGAAGTCGAACCCGAATGCAAGTGTCGCAGAAAAAGCCGCTGCGCAGTACAACCTCGGTTTCCTCTATTCCGACAAAGCGCGCTCCCTTTTCTCTAACGCACCCGGAACCGACCTCCAACCGTACATTGATACGAGCCGCCAAGCTGCCGGCTCCTTCTTTGAAGTGAGCTCAATCGCAGCACCGGTTGAAAAAGCCGATAAGAAGACAGTGATTCCGTACGTGCAGAACTCGCTGTTCCAAGCCGGTCAGATCTTCTACTCTGTCGGTATCGGCGTGAAACTGCCAGAAGACTTGGTAAGCGCGCTCACACCGCTAACAACGTTTGTCGCCCACGTCGATAAAGGCTTGTTCCCGCAATCGGATGCACTCCGTAAGAACACAGAGACCTCTCTGAACTACCTCGCCGCCGCGAACTTTGAGTTGGGTCGGATGCAGGTAGGTATGGACGGTGAGATGTCTGAGAAAGCGGTCGATTATTTTGTCGCTGCTGCAGACGTGTTCCGTGATATGGTCAGTCGCTATCCAAACGCTAAAGATGCCGCTTATTGGCAATATCACGTCGGTGAATCCTACTTCGCTTCGCAACAATTTGAGAACGCTATTACAGAATACGAGAAGGTCCGCCAAGTGGATAAAAACCACACGAGCGCGCCTGAATCGTTGTATGCGATCTCAACCTGTGCGCAGCTGCTCAGTGAAGCCGCCGAAGAAGCAGGCGATGCCGAGGCACAGCAGCGTTGGTACGATCGACTCTTCGCCGCCAATGAAGCACTCGCTGCGGAGTACCCAGATAGCAAGTACACCGCTGATGCGCTTATCAATATCGGTAACAAGTACTTCAACGCCGGTTCGGAGGAAGGTATCGAGCAAGCAGCACGTATCAGCCTCTATCAACAGGCAATTGATCACTACCAGAGAGCGATTAACACACCGGGCATCGGTGCCGAATCGAAATCGACAGCGCAAGGCTATCTCAACGATACTGCCAACGCGCTCGCTTACTACGAATACGATGTGGCAAATCTGATGCTGACTGAGGCGAAACTCGCAAGTGGCGATGAACAGAAAACGAAGGTTGAAACCACTATCGAGGCGTTCAAGAAGATTATTGAAGCCTACCCGACCAGCAAATACGCCGACCTCGGTCTCGTGCAGATCGGTGAAGCCTACATGGTGTTGGCGGACGCCGACGATATATATTTCAACGACGCTTTGGAATACTTCAACCGTCTCTGGGCAAAATATGAAGTCAATAAGCCGGTTGATACAAAAGTCAATAGTGCTCTCACGTATGCTCAGAACCAGGTACAGGTTATCCTGAGTTATATGCGAGCAAACAACCTGGAAATTCGCGAGGGTGCTGACCGCGCTGGCGGTGGCGAATAA